Proteins from one Mycobacterium adipatum genomic window:
- a CDS encoding ABC transporter substrate-binding protein, translated as MVASGALALSGCSSSEPSGGEESPTAAAPADKVEAIANTVPEAIKASGKLIVGVNIPYAPNEFKDESGKIVGFDVDLMNAVAGTLGLTPEYRESDFSKIIPSIQGGTFNVGMSSFTDSKEREQQVDFVTYFSAGTLWAQPTGGSIDPENACGKKVAVQATTVQETDELPARSKKCTDAGQPAIEIVPFDSQDAATNAVVLGQADAMSADSPVTLYAIKQTNGKLEQAGETFDSAPYGWPVEKGSPLAQSLLQALEHLIESGKYKEIAANWGLEEGMIDKPVINGAVS; from the coding sequence ATGGTCGCGTCCGGCGCGCTGGCGCTGTCCGGCTGTTCGAGCTCGGAGCCCAGTGGCGGCGAAGAGTCGCCGACCGCGGCCGCCCCGGCCGACAAGGTGGAGGCGATCGCGAACACCGTGCCGGAGGCCATCAAGGCTTCGGGCAAGCTGATCGTCGGCGTGAACATTCCGTACGCGCCCAATGAGTTCAAGGATGAGTCGGGCAAGATCGTCGGGTTCGACGTGGACCTGATGAACGCCGTCGCCGGCACGCTCGGGCTGACCCCCGAGTACCGCGAGTCCGATTTCTCGAAGATCATCCCCTCCATCCAAGGCGGCACCTTCAACGTCGGCATGTCGTCCTTCACCGACAGCAAGGAACGCGAGCAGCAGGTCGACTTCGTCACCTACTTCTCCGCGGGCACGCTGTGGGCGCAGCCGACGGGTGGCTCCATCGACCCGGAGAATGCCTGCGGCAAGAAGGTCGCAGTGCAGGCGACCACTGTGCAGGAGACCGACGAGCTGCCCGCGCGGAGCAAGAAATGCACCGACGCCGGGCAACCCGCGATCGAGATCGTTCCGTTCGACAGCCAGGATGCGGCCACCAACGCCGTCGTGCTGGGGCAGGCGGATGCGATGTCGGCGGACTCGCCGGTCACGCTGTACGCGATCAAGCAGACCAACGGCAAGCTCGAGCAGGCCGGTGAGACCTTCGATTCCGCGCCCTACGGCTGGCCGGTGGAGAAAGGCTCCCCGCTGGCGCAGTCCCTGCTGCAGGCACTGGAGCACCTGATCGAGTCCGGAAAGTACAAGGAGATCGCGGCGAACTGGGGCCTGGAAGAGGGCATGATCGACAAGCCGGTGATCAACGGCGCGGTCTCCTAA
- a CDS encoding amino acid ABC transporter permease has product MTDAGSPPPSSPPEAIDAVPLRHPWRWVAATVIIVVVALFLYGAATNPAYGWSTFAKYLFNERILLGVFNTLQLTVYSMVIGVVLGVILTVMRLSSNPVLSAVAWVFLWIFRGTPVYVQLVFWGLMPTIYQKIQLGVPFGPTFFQFDLQSLSFPFALAVIGLALNEAAYMAEIVRAGIMSVPEGQLEASTALGMSWGLAMRRTVLPQAMRVIIPPTGNELISLLKTTSLVTAVPYALDVYGIATREIAARIFEPVPLLLVAATWYLAITSVLMVGQYYLERYFSRGASRKLTSKQLEALAKAQMGTLP; this is encoded by the coding sequence ATGACTGATGCCGGTTCGCCGCCACCGTCCAGCCCGCCGGAGGCCATTGACGCGGTCCCGCTGCGCCATCCCTGGAGGTGGGTGGCGGCGACCGTCATCATCGTGGTGGTCGCCCTCTTTCTCTACGGAGCCGCGACCAACCCGGCCTACGGGTGGTCCACGTTCGCCAAATATCTGTTCAACGAGCGGATCCTGCTCGGTGTGTTCAACACCCTGCAATTGACCGTGTACTCGATGGTCATCGGTGTTGTACTCGGGGTGATTCTCACCGTGATGCGGCTGTCGTCGAATCCGGTGCTCAGTGCGGTCGCGTGGGTCTTCCTCTGGATCTTCCGCGGCACCCCGGTGTACGTGCAGCTGGTGTTCTGGGGTCTGATGCCGACGATCTACCAGAAGATCCAGTTGGGCGTGCCGTTCGGTCCGACGTTCTTCCAATTCGATCTGCAGAGCTTGTCGTTCCCGTTCGCGCTGGCGGTCATCGGCCTGGCGCTCAACGAGGCGGCCTATATGGCAGAGATCGTCCGCGCCGGCATCATGTCGGTGCCCGAGGGGCAGCTGGAAGCCTCGACGGCACTGGGCATGTCGTGGGGCCTGGCGATGCGCCGCACCGTGCTGCCGCAGGCGATGCGGGTCATCATTCCGCCGACCGGCAACGAATTGATCAGCCTGCTCAAGACGACCTCGCTGGTCACCGCGGTGCCCTACGCGCTGGATGTCTACGGGATCGCCACCCGTGAGATCGCCGCCCGCATCTTCGAACCGGTTCCGCTGCTCCTGGTGGCGGCGACCTGGTACCTGGCGATCACCAGCGTCCTGATGGTCGGCCAGTACTACCTGGAGCGCTACTTCTCCCGCGGGGCGTCGCGCAAGCTGACCTCCAAGCAACTTGAGGCGCTGGCCAAGGCGCAGATGGGTACCTTGCCGTGA
- a CDS encoding amino acid ABC transporter ATP-binding protein, whose amino-acid sequence MVKAELVCKDFGALKVLKGITLEVQKGQVLVLVGPSGSGKSTFLRCINHLETVSAGRLYVDGALVGYNERGGKLYEMKPREVAKQRRDVGMVFQHFNLFPHRTALGNVVEAPTQVKRLNKKQVTERAMDLLDQVGLADKATAYPAQLSGGQQQRVAIARALAMSPKLMLFDEPTSALDPELVGEVLAVMKKLAAEGMTMVVVTHEMGFAREVADELVFMDGGVVVERGDPGEIMSNPQHERTKAFLSKVM is encoded by the coding sequence ATGGTGAAGGCCGAACTGGTCTGCAAGGACTTCGGCGCACTCAAGGTGCTCAAGGGCATCACACTGGAGGTGCAGAAGGGGCAGGTGCTGGTGCTCGTCGGGCCCTCGGGCTCCGGCAAATCCACCTTTCTGCGTTGTATCAATCACCTGGAGACGGTCAGTGCCGGCCGGCTCTATGTGGACGGGGCCCTGGTCGGCTACAACGAGCGCGGCGGCAAGCTCTACGAGATGAAGCCCCGCGAGGTCGCCAAGCAGCGACGCGATGTGGGCATGGTGTTTCAGCACTTCAATCTGTTCCCGCACCGGACCGCGCTGGGCAATGTGGTGGAGGCCCCCACCCAGGTGAAGCGGCTGAACAAGAAGCAGGTGACCGAGCGGGCGATGGACCTGCTCGATCAGGTGGGACTGGCCGACAAGGCCACCGCATATCCGGCGCAGTTGTCCGGCGGCCAGCAGCAGCGGGTGGCGATCGCGCGGGCGCTGGCCATGAGCCCCAAGCTGATGCTCTTCGACGAGCCCACCTCGGCATTGGATCCGGAGTTGGTCGGAGAGGTCCTGGCGGTGATGAAAAAGCTTGCCGCCGAGGGTATGACGATGGTGGTCGTGACCCATGAGATGGGGTTCGCGCGGGAGGTCGCCGACGAGCTGGTCTTCATGGACGGCGGCGTCGTCGTCGAACGCGGCGATCCCGGCGAGATCATGAGCAACCCGCAGCACGAGCGGACGAAGGCCTTTCTGTCCAAGGTCATGTAG
- the macS gene encoding MacS family sensor histidine kinase, whose translation MAESVDPAAPLWRAAQVFRLLSWTYALYFQVSKNAELDRPVLGWVLFGVLTGWSVACGIAYLRGFGRRRGWVIAEAVVVIALMAATVVVAPEPWVQANQSLPTTLWATNAVVSAAILAGPVAGMGMGLAVMATAAALKGAIAVDLVRSPTILIELSVGLAIGMAATTARRAHAEVEKAARLAAALAERERLARHVHDGVLQVLAMVARRGREIGGETAQLAQSASEQERALRRLLSAVDIEPQGMADADGDLGSMLRRHASDRVSVSVPAAAVYLDPLVAAELEAAVVNALTNVERHAGPEARAYVLLEDLGSEVVVSIRDDGPGIPAGRLEAAVVEGRVGVSKSIRGRLAALGGRAELTTPAGGGTEWEFTVPRAAGRR comes from the coding sequence ATGGCCGAGTCGGTGGACCCGGCGGCACCCCTGTGGCGGGCCGCCCAGGTGTTCCGGCTACTCAGTTGGACCTACGCTCTGTACTTCCAGGTTTCCAAGAACGCCGAGTTGGACCGGCCGGTGCTGGGCTGGGTGCTCTTCGGCGTCCTGACCGGGTGGTCGGTGGCATGCGGGATCGCCTACCTGCGGGGCTTCGGGCGGCGCCGGGGGTGGGTGATCGCCGAGGCCGTCGTGGTGATCGCGCTGATGGCTGCCACGGTGGTCGTGGCACCGGAGCCCTGGGTGCAGGCCAACCAATCGCTGCCGACCACGCTGTGGGCGACCAACGCGGTGGTGTCGGCGGCCATCCTGGCCGGCCCGGTGGCCGGCATGGGTATGGGCTTGGCGGTGATGGCCACCGCCGCGGCGCTCAAGGGCGCGATCGCGGTCGACCTGGTGCGCAGCCCGACCATCCTGATCGAGCTCAGCGTGGGCCTCGCGATCGGTATGGCCGCGACCACGGCGCGGCGTGCCCACGCCGAGGTGGAAAAGGCGGCGCGGCTTGCCGCGGCGCTGGCCGAGCGGGAGCGACTGGCCCGGCACGTGCACGACGGCGTGTTGCAGGTGCTGGCGATGGTGGCCCGCCGTGGACGCGAAATAGGTGGCGAGACAGCACAATTGGCGCAGTCGGCCAGTGAGCAGGAACGTGCGCTGCGCCGACTGCTCAGCGCTGTCGATATCGAACCGCAGGGGATGGCGGACGCAGACGGCGATCTCGGTTCGATGTTGCGCCGCCATGCCAGCGACCGGGTATCGGTGAGCGTGCCGGCCGCCGCGGTGTATCTCGATCCGTTGGTGGCCGCCGAGCTCGAGGCCGCGGTCGTCAACGCCCTCACCAATGTCGAACGGCATGCCGGGCCCGAGGCGCGCGCTTACGTCTTGCTGGAGGATCTCGGCAGCGAAGTGGTGGTCAGCATCCGCGACGACGGGCCGGGGATCCCGGCGGGCAGACTGGAGGCAGCGGTCGTTGAGGGGCGGGTGGGTGTGAGCAAATCGATCAGGGGGCGGCTGGCGGCGCTGGGCGGGCGAGCGGAACTGACCACTCCGGCCGGGGGCGGCACCGAGTGGGAGTTCACGGTGCCGAGAGCGGCGGGCCGGCGGTGA
- a CDS encoding LuxR C-terminal-related transcriptional regulator, whose amino-acid sequence MVVDDHPIWRDAVARDLAEAGFEVVATADGVASARRRAEVVQPGVVVMDMQLADGTGAQATIEVLAVSPSSRILVLSASDERADVLEAVKAGATGYLVKSASKIELGEAVRATAAGRAVFTPGLAGLVLGEYRRIAQQPDAVPAGAPVPSLTDRETEILRHVAKGLTAKQIAARLSLSHRTVENHVQATFRKLQVANRVEATRYAIEHGLDRDSDT is encoded by the coding sequence ATGGTGGTCGACGACCATCCCATTTGGCGTGACGCGGTGGCGCGCGATCTCGCCGAGGCCGGATTCGAGGTGGTGGCCACCGCGGATGGCGTCGCATCCGCACGCCGGCGGGCCGAGGTGGTGCAGCCGGGCGTGGTGGTGATGGACATGCAGCTGGCAGACGGGACCGGCGCACAGGCCACCATCGAGGTTCTGGCGGTGTCACCGTCGTCGCGCATCCTGGTGCTCTCGGCATCGGACGAGCGCGCCGACGTGCTGGAGGCGGTGAAGGCGGGTGCGACGGGATACCTGGTCAAGAGTGCGTCGAAAATCGAACTGGGCGAAGCAGTTCGGGCGACGGCGGCCGGGCGTGCGGTTTTCACGCCGGGGCTTGCCGGACTGGTGCTGGGGGAGTACCGGCGCATCGCCCAACAACCCGACGCCGTCCCCGCCGGGGCGCCGGTGCCCAGTCTGACCGACCGGGAGACCGAGATCCTGCGCCACGTGGCGAAGGGGCTCACCGCCAAGCAGATCGCCGCACGGCTCTCGCTGAGTCATCGCACCGTGGAGAACCACGTGCAGGCCACCTTCCGCAAGTTGCAGGTCGCCAACCGGGTGGAGGCGACCCGCTACGCGATCGAACACGGGCTGGACCGGGACTCCGATACCTAG
- a CDS encoding DUF2339 domain-containing protein, translated as MTEPQQVLARLSADFVAISQQLTRASAELTQLAATLGESTPVSAQPAAPPAPWTYAQYQQYYSQYPQVQYPPYPPYQQQAPAPRAAVPATAGASGAAGAEAPKAGSQNWIGKALAAAGVAVTLIGVVLLVVLAAQAGLLAPPVRVAAGAVLAGGLIAGALALYARPDGRLGAIALAATGIGGAYIDVIAVTTIYQWLPAAAGLVISAGIAGGGLTLARRWDSEHLALLVLVPLTVLAPVVVGDLTLLLIGFMLALSAATLPVQVGRDWTWMYAARTAAGSGSVLLALVGAAFGSGQHLWLAAAAAIAALLAIGSALILLPHSGHRTAMALLAAAGVLPVLGVSAAVDRMPAALIIAAVAGAVLAVVLLGEKWPGMTPAVRQVWSALSAVAALVAVGVAFDGEVAGPVLLALAVVVAVAGRHSAAAQCAALGFGAVGGLYFLALAGPETLSTATVMPVPEAVSVLVSSVLLTLYALAQTWSLARRRDADTGRVLIAIAAVVIAYAVTVFTVTAGVLIGGTGGGFLAGHMTATISWIVLAAGLFGYATKLDRADRSVPIGGGMALVAAAVAKLFLFDLGTLDGIFRVAVFIVVGLVLLGMGAGYARLLTQQDQQRNEP; from the coding sequence ATGACCGAACCTCAGCAGGTGCTCGCGCGGCTGTCCGCCGACTTCGTGGCGATATCGCAGCAGTTGACGCGTGCCTCGGCCGAATTGACCCAGTTGGCCGCGACGCTGGGCGAGAGCACCCCGGTGTCCGCGCAGCCCGCCGCCCCGCCGGCTCCGTGGACGTACGCGCAGTATCAGCAGTACTACTCGCAATACCCCCAGGTCCAGTACCCGCCGTACCCGCCGTATCAGCAGCAGGCGCCGGCGCCCCGGGCTGCGGTGCCGGCGACCGCCGGTGCCTCCGGTGCCGCGGGCGCCGAGGCGCCGAAAGCCGGCTCGCAGAACTGGATCGGCAAGGCCCTGGCCGCCGCCGGTGTGGCGGTGACGCTGATCGGTGTGGTGCTGCTGGTGGTACTGGCCGCGCAGGCCGGTCTGCTTGCGCCGCCGGTGCGGGTCGCCGCCGGCGCGGTGCTCGCCGGCGGTTTGATCGCGGGCGCCCTTGCGCTCTACGCCCGCCCCGATGGCAGGCTCGGGGCGATCGCGTTGGCCGCCACCGGTATCGGCGGTGCCTATATCGATGTCATCGCGGTGACGACCATCTATCAGTGGCTGCCCGCGGCGGCCGGCCTGGTGATCTCGGCGGGGATCGCCGGCGGCGGCCTGACCCTGGCCCGCCGCTGGGATTCCGAGCACCTTGCCCTGCTGGTGCTGGTGCCGCTGACGGTGCTGGCGCCGGTGGTGGTCGGCGATCTGACACTGCTGCTCATCGGATTCATGCTGGCGCTCTCGGCGGCGACCCTTCCGGTGCAGGTGGGCCGCGACTGGACCTGGATGTATGCCGCGCGTACTGCCGCGGGCAGCGGCTCGGTGCTGCTCGCACTCGTCGGTGCCGCCTTCGGCTCCGGGCAGCATCTGTGGCTGGCCGCGGCCGCCGCGATCGCTGCGTTGCTGGCCATCGGTTCGGCGCTGATCCTGTTGCCGCACAGCGGGCACCGCACCGCTATGGCGCTGCTGGCGGCGGCGGGCGTGCTGCCCGTCCTCGGGGTCTCGGCAGCGGTGGACCGGATGCCGGCCGCGCTCATCATCGCGGCCGTGGCCGGCGCGGTGCTGGCGGTCGTGCTGCTCGGCGAGAAGTGGCCGGGGATGACACCGGCGGTGCGGCAGGTGTGGTCGGCGCTTTCGGCAGTCGCGGCTCTGGTGGCCGTCGGCGTCGCCTTCGACGGTGAGGTGGCCGGGCCGGTGCTGCTCGCGCTGGCGGTGGTGGTGGCGGTCGCCGGACGACACAGTGCGGCCGCCCAGTGCGCGGCGCTGGGCTTCGGCGCCGTCGGCGGCCTGTACTTTCTGGCGTTGGCGGGCCCGGAGACGCTGAGCACGGCGACGGTGATGCCGGTTCCCGAGGCCGTCTCGGTGCTGGTGTCCAGTGTGCTGCTGACCCTGTATGCGCTGGCTCAGACCTGGTCGCTGGCGCGGCGCCGCGATGCCGATACCGGCCGGGTGCTGATAGCGATCGCGGCGGTGGTGATCGCCTATGCCGTGACGGTCTTCACGGTGACCGCAGGGGTGCTGATCGGGGGTACCGGTGGCGGATTCCTGGCCGGGCACATGACCGCGACCATCTCCTGGATCGTGTTGGCGGCCGGGCTTTTCGGATATGCCACGAAGCTGGATCGGGCGGACCGCTCGGTGCCGATCGGCGGCGGAATGGCGCTGGTGGCCGCGGCGGTGGCCAAACTGTTCCTTTTCGACCTCGGCACGCTGGACGGCATCTTCCGGGTCGCGGTGTTCATTGTCGTCGGGCTGGTGCTGCTGGGTATGGGCGCGGGTTACGCGCGGCTGCTCACCCAGCAGGATCAGCAGCGAAACGAGCCATAA
- a CDS encoding Dps family protein: protein MTTSITAGKRRTDTDIRGFQASPELSASLQQVLVDMIELHLQGKQAHWNVVGTNFRDLHLQLDELVDFAREGSDTIAERMRALQAPADGRTDTVAAETTLPAFPPYEHSTAEVVELISARIYAAVDTLRGVHDTVDAEDPTTADILHQLIDGLEKLAWLISSENHKV from the coding sequence ATGACCACATCAATCACCGCGGGCAAGCGTCGTACCGATACCGATATCCGGGGGTTCCAGGCCTCGCCGGAACTGAGCGCGAGTCTGCAGCAGGTACTCGTCGACATGATTGAACTGCACCTGCAGGGCAAGCAGGCGCATTGGAACGTGGTGGGGACCAACTTCCGGGACCTTCATCTGCAGCTCGACGAACTGGTGGACTTCGCGCGGGAGGGCAGCGACACCATCGCGGAGCGGATGCGTGCGCTGCAGGCCCCCGCGGACGGGCGGACCGATACCGTGGCGGCCGAAACCACGCTGCCCGCGTTCCCGCCGTACGAGCACAGCACCGCCGAGGTGGTGGAGCTGATCTCCGCGCGGATCTACGCGGCCGTCGACACGCTGCGTGGGGTGCACGACACCGTCGACGCCGAGGATCCCACCACCGCCGACATCCTGCACCAGCTGATCGACGGCTTGGAGAAGCTGGCCTGGCTGATCAGTTCGGAGAACCACAAGGTCTGA
- a CDS encoding adenylate/guanylate cyclase domain-containing protein codes for MADTGPRGCLPDLPEGRRDYSDAASRRRATLTISTRIAAGIVGIYGIAELILIPGVPHIGLVNLASAAVFMATPLLYRFGALVAATAFVIAAYAFTVYVCAQLGTDSGLQFYFFVGAALIILVIGSDHIVIASLLAVAGAVLAVALEWLVPRNTGVYSESAMRISFGVTVAAASLMMIIVVGSAMRRIEQAESALQREFAKSEALLANILPESIATRLKDRDDSIIADGYADASILFADIAGYTQRASDTDPADLVLFLNQLYTDFDRLVDRHGLEKIKTSGDSYMVVSGVPQPRADHLESLACLALDMAHAVAGLHDQRGREVPLRIGIAAGPVVAGVVGSRKFFYDVWGDAVNLASRMESTDVEGRIQVPQDVYERINDSYLFEERGEVEVKGKGPMRTWYLIGRRPAARTAAVRPCGSPN; via the coding sequence GTGGCTGACACGGGGCCTCGCGGGTGCCTGCCCGACCTTCCAGAGGGCCGTCGGGACTACTCGGACGCGGCCAGTCGGCGGCGCGCGACGCTGACGATCAGCACCCGGATTGCGGCCGGAATCGTCGGTATCTACGGCATCGCCGAGCTCATCTTGATACCCGGGGTACCGCATATCGGGCTGGTAAACCTCGCCAGCGCAGCGGTTTTCATGGCCACCCCGCTGCTCTATCGGTTCGGCGCTTTGGTCGCGGCGACGGCATTCGTCATCGCCGCGTACGCCTTCACCGTCTATGTCTGCGCCCAACTGGGAACCGACAGCGGATTACAGTTCTACTTCTTCGTGGGCGCGGCACTGATCATCCTCGTGATAGGCAGCGACCACATCGTGATCGCGTCCCTGCTCGCCGTGGCCGGCGCGGTGCTCGCCGTGGCGCTGGAGTGGCTGGTTCCGCGCAACACCGGAGTGTATTCGGAGTCCGCGATGCGGATCAGCTTCGGTGTCACGGTGGCGGCAGCAAGCCTGATGATGATCATCGTGGTGGGCTCCGCCATGCGCCGGATCGAACAGGCCGAGAGTGCGCTACAGCGCGAATTCGCCAAGTCCGAGGCGCTGCTCGCCAACATCCTCCCCGAGAGCATCGCCACCCGGCTGAAAGACCGCGATGACTCGATCATCGCCGACGGGTACGCCGACGCGTCGATCCTGTTCGCCGATATCGCCGGGTACACCCAGCGGGCCAGCGATACCGACCCGGCTGACCTGGTGTTGTTCCTCAATCAGCTCTATACCGACTTCGACCGGCTGGTCGACCGGCACGGCCTGGAGAAGATCAAGACCAGCGGCGACTCCTACATGGTGGTCAGCGGCGTGCCCCAGCCGCGGGCCGACCACCTCGAGTCCCTGGCCTGCCTCGCCCTGGACATGGCGCACGCCGTTGCGGGCCTGCACGATCAACGGGGCCGAGAGGTGCCGCTGCGGATCGGCATCGCGGCCGGGCCGGTGGTGGCCGGCGTCGTCGGCTCACGCAAGTTCTTCTACGACGTCTGGGGTGATGCGGTCAATCTGGCGTCCCGGATGGAGAGCACCGACGTGGAGGGCCGCATTCAGGTCCCCCAGGACGTCTACGAGCGCATCAACGACAGTTATCTGTTCGAGGAGCGCGGCGAGGTGGAGGTGAAGGGCAAGGGCCCGATGCGCACCTGGTACCTCATCGGTCGGCGCCCGGCCGCGCGGACCGCCGCCGTCAGACCTTGTGGTTCTCCGAACTGA
- a CDS encoding cellulase family glycosylhydrolase codes for MQVAQIDEAPSTIGIADSELYLSTSLAEINARLDLMQSLGVTNVRIMVPWAGVQPLHPDTPFGLGAPRWDQLDMVVNAAASRGMGILGVLNSTPMWASGSTPINGQPTNFDRFASFAKSVALRYGDKISAYEVWNEPNSIQFWNTLDPAAYTEMLKKTYTALKQAASQIGTDITVIGGVVGAGKTWPGLTMNPVDFVRKMYEAGADGYFDALSFHPYNFEWKFSVGENLPWKEGMPLYQLNKIRELMDSFLEEGEEQVKIWITEYGAPTNKVSEATQAAFVRDLIEFWQTMQGAGPIFLYTIKDWLNPPADNDEANLGIFRPDGTMKPVGQVIKELIAFLTKPPTDPGPGTGPGPGTGAGSGSTNPVAAFLKAISQAFTGMFKLGPNLFSAFGSIFTNLLGGLFGRKTTTAKTAAVSARTASAGVDVVQDPVDASDDAAEAIADGSADTTETSTGTTKAVQDVLSVLQVQEAAQPVVVDEVPVVDEVVVQEPVLEEPVVEAVTEEVAVEESTETVETVTDEVTDESAASEQVSSEAATTALTGDPELAVAESPVTAGPEVRKVAVPNLKARQALSTRSPRGPRHAVRANSDSGQGGSTPTRQRAAAGSAPGGDR; via the coding sequence ATGCAGGTCGCGCAGATCGACGAGGCCCCGTCGACCATCGGCATCGCCGACTCCGAGCTGTACTTGTCGACCTCGCTGGCGGAGATCAACGCCCGGCTGGACCTCATGCAGTCACTGGGTGTGACCAACGTCCGGATCATGGTTCCGTGGGCCGGCGTGCAGCCCCTGCACCCCGACACCCCGTTCGGGCTGGGTGCGCCCCGGTGGGACCAACTCGACATGGTGGTCAACGCCGCCGCGTCCCGCGGGATGGGCATCCTGGGCGTGCTGAACTCGACCCCGATGTGGGCGTCGGGCAGCACCCCGATCAACGGACAGCCGACCAACTTCGACCGGTTCGCGTCGTTCGCGAAGTCCGTCGCGCTGCGCTACGGCGACAAGATCTCGGCGTATGAGGTCTGGAACGAGCCCAACTCGATCCAGTTCTGGAACACCCTGGACCCGGCCGCCTATACCGAGATGCTCAAGAAGACCTACACGGCGCTCAAGCAGGCCGCCTCGCAGATCGGTACCGATATCACCGTCATCGGCGGGGTGGTCGGTGCGGGCAAGACCTGGCCCGGGCTGACCATGAACCCCGTGGACTTCGTGCGCAAGATGTACGAAGCGGGCGCGGACGGCTACTTCGACGCGCTGTCCTTCCATCCGTACAACTTCGAATGGAAGTTCTCCGTCGGCGAGAACCTGCCGTGGAAAGAGGGCATGCCGCTCTACCAGCTGAACAAGATCCGCGAGCTCATGGACTCGTTCCTCGAAGAGGGCGAGGAGCAGGTCAAGATCTGGATCACCGAATACGGCGCACCGACCAACAAGGTGTCCGAGGCCACCCAGGCGGCCTTCGTCCGTGACCTCATCGAGTTCTGGCAGACCATGCAGGGTGCCGGCCCGATCTTCCTGTACACCATCAAGGACTGGCTGAACCCGCCGGCCGACAACGACGAGGCCAACCTCGGCATCTTCCGTCCGGACGGCACCATGAAGCCGGTCGGGCAGGTCATCAAGGAGCTGATCGCCTTCCTGACCAAGCCGCCCACCGATCCGGGCCCGGGCACCGGCCCCGGACCGGGCACCGGAGCGGGAAGTGGCTCGACCAACCCGGTGGCCGCCTTCCTGAAGGCGATCTCGCAGGCCTTCACCGGCATGTTCAAACTGGGGCCGAACCTGTTCAGCGCCTTCGGTTCGATCTTCACCAACCTGCTCGGTGGCCTGTTCGGCAGGAAGACGACCACGGCCAAGACCGCGGCCGTGAGTGCCCGTACCGCCAGTGCCGGTGTGGATGTCGTGCAGGATCCCGTGGACGCGAGCGACGATGCAGCCGAAGCCATCGCCGACGGATCCGCTGATACCACCGAAACATCCACGGGCACAACGAAAGCTGTGCAGGACGTGTTGTCGGTGCTGCAGGTTCAGGAGGCCGCGCAGCCCGTGGTCGTCGACGAGGTGCCGGTTGTCGACGAGGTCGTGGTCCAGGAGCCCGTCCTCGAGGAGCCGGTCGTCGAGGCGGTGACCGAGGAGGTCGCGGTCGAGGAGTCCACCGAAACCGTCGAAACGGTGACCGACGAGGTGACCGACGAATCCGCAGCGAGCGAGCAGGTGTCTTCGGAAGCGGCCACCACGGCCCTTACCGGCGACCCTGAACTGGCCGTCGCGGAGTCCCCGGTCACCGCGGGCCCCGAGGTCCGCAAGGTCGCGGTGCCAAACCTCAAGGCGCGCCAGGCGCTGAGCACGCGCTCCCCGCGGGGACCGCGGCACGCGGTGCGGGCCAACAGTGACAGCGGCCAGGGTGGGTCCACGCCGACTCGCCAGCGCGCCGCGGCGGGATCAGCCCCGGGCGGTGACCGCTAA
- a CDS encoding HXXEE domain-containing protein produces the protein MNTVEPAYSIDEYHRYTRATQYLNGAGAVAGIALGIFILIDPTRRTDPDWVFWLVWPIAVLHTVEEYIWPGGFLRYFNAIAWRAPSPYGPLTARRAFVTDAVAGLFNPVAILALSVVYRPAIWFFIAVLLLNGFFHITITLMTGRYFPGAVTGGLLYIPGFTAITLFYTNRGLVSPLDLALTFALALAFTAGFFAMVRRWQRLDEQTPSAVKSRAGSEPLR, from the coding sequence ATGAACACCGTTGAGCCCGCCTATTCGATCGACGAGTATCACCGGTACACCCGCGCCACCCAGTACCTCAATGGGGCCGGCGCCGTGGCCGGAATCGCCCTGGGGATCTTCATCCTGATCGACCCAACCAGGCGGACCGACCCGGATTGGGTGTTCTGGTTGGTGTGGCCCATCGCCGTACTGCACACGGTCGAGGAGTACATATGGCCCGGCGGCTTCCTCAGGTACTTCAACGCCATCGCCTGGCGGGCCCCGAGTCCCTACGGCCCGCTCACCGCGCGACGTGCCTTCGTCACCGATGCCGTCGCCGGCCTCTTCAACCCGGTGGCCATCCTGGCCTTGAGCGTTGTCTACCGACCGGCGATCTGGTTCTTCATCGCCGTGCTGCTCCTCAACGGCTTCTTCCACATCACCATCACCCTGATGACCGGGCGCTACTTCCCGGGTGCCGTCACCGGCGGCCTGCTCTACATTCCGGGGTTCACCGCGATCACGTTGTTCTACACCAACAGAGGCCTGGTCTCGCCGCTCGACCTGGCGCTCACCTTCGCGCTGGCACTGGCGTTCACGGCAGGTTTCTTCGCGATGGTACGACGCTGGCAGCGACTTGATGAGCAGACCCCATCGGCGGTGAAGAGCCGCGCCGGCAGTGAGCCACTGCGGTAG